From a region of the Paraburkholderia hospita genome:
- a CDS encoding ABC transporter permease — translation MTARDWRAGELTMLLLALVLAVAALSSVGFLADRLHQGLERDARRMIAADFIVRSDHPVDPQFADKAKALGLDTATTAIFPSMVNSTASTPGSQPVSRLAAVKAVSAGYPLRGELKIALTAGAPDREVRGIPPLGEVWVDQQMLDALKARIGDKVKVGGRDFTIGALITRELDRGFAFVNFSPRLMMRADDLASTGLTGYGSRVTYRLLVAGGDEPVASFAKWAHERVDNGKMRGYALESLQDGQPQVRQTLDRASHFLTLVSLLTALLAAVAIAMAAHRYMRRHLDSCAAMRCLGASQRTLRALFLFEFAGLGLVGGVAGVVLGFGGHLALFWWLGSLIDVSLPYPTVWPALEGIAVGLVLLVGFALPPLLPLTHVPPVRVLRREWGEEGRTAWAAYALGIVLFAGLLILAAGELKIGGIVAGGFAGGLLLFALIARLALWGAARVVRSERFHIGIGWRYALASLERRSNSSALQITALAIGLMCLLLIAMTRNDLIEGWQRSTPPDAPNEFIIDIQPDQRDLVTNYLSGHGFPGVELAPMVRGRLIAINDKPVNPDDFKSEDARRLVDREFNLSYTTQLPGDNRVVSGEWYGNATNPQISIEQGLAKILKVKVGDTLRFDVTGLQVDAPVTSVRKLDWSSFKVNFFVVMPPAALKDYPATFITSFHVPPGQRAVIDGLIGQYPNLTAIDTAPILAQVQRVIGQVIGAVQFLFGFTLFAGVLVLYAALAGTRDERMRESALLRALGASHAQVRAVQVAEFVVVGALSGLMAAIGSQLIGFVLASRVFDFSINFNPWLLPAGIAAGVVCAAVGGWLSLRHVLTRPALQSLRDA, via the coding sequence ATGACGGCGCGCGACTGGCGCGCGGGCGAACTGACGATGCTGCTGCTCGCGCTCGTGCTGGCCGTCGCGGCGCTGTCCAGCGTCGGCTTTCTGGCCGACCGGTTGCATCAAGGTCTCGAGCGCGATGCGCGGCGCATGATCGCCGCCGATTTCATCGTCCGCTCCGACCATCCCGTCGATCCGCAATTCGCCGACAAGGCCAAAGCGCTCGGCCTCGACACGGCGACGACGGCTATTTTCCCCAGCATGGTCAACTCGACGGCTTCCACGCCTGGGTCACAGCCGGTCTCGCGGCTCGCGGCGGTGAAAGCGGTGTCGGCGGGCTATCCGCTGCGCGGCGAGCTAAAGATCGCGCTCACGGCGGGCGCGCCCGATCGTGAGGTACGCGGCATCCCGCCCCTTGGCGAGGTGTGGGTCGATCAGCAGATGCTGGACGCGCTGAAGGCGCGCATCGGCGACAAGGTGAAAGTGGGCGGGCGCGATTTCACGATTGGCGCCTTGATCACGCGCGAGCTGGATCGCGGTTTCGCGTTCGTCAATTTCTCGCCGCGCCTGATGATGCGCGCCGACGATCTCGCTTCGACGGGACTGACGGGCTACGGTAGCCGCGTCACGTATCGCCTGCTGGTGGCGGGCGGCGACGAGCCGGTTGCGTCGTTTGCGAAGTGGGCGCATGAGCGCGTCGACAACGGCAAGATGCGCGGCTACGCGCTGGAGTCGCTGCAGGACGGCCAGCCGCAGGTGCGCCAGACGCTCGACCGCGCGAGCCACTTCCTCACGCTCGTGTCGCTGCTGACGGCGCTGCTTGCCGCTGTCGCGATCGCGATGGCCGCGCATCGGTACATGCGGCGGCATCTCGATAGCTGCGCGGCGATGCGCTGCCTTGGCGCAAGCCAGCGAACCCTGCGCGCGCTGTTCCTGTTCGAATTCGCGGGACTCGGTCTGGTCGGCGGCGTGGCGGGCGTGGTGCTTGGCTTCGGCGGGCATCTCGCGCTCTTCTGGTGGCTCGGCAGCCTGATCGACGTGTCGTTGCCGTATCCGACTGTCTGGCCCGCGCTCGAAGGCATCGCCGTCGGTCTCGTGCTGCTGGTCGGTTTCGCGCTGCCGCCGCTGTTGCCGTTGACGCATGTGCCGCCCGTGCGCGTGCTGCGTCGCGAGTGGGGCGAAGAAGGGCGCACCGCGTGGGCGGCCTACGCGCTCGGCATCGTGCTGTTCGCGGGGCTGCTGATTCTCGCCGCGGGCGAACTGAAGATCGGCGGGATCGTCGCGGGCGGCTTCGCGGGCGGCCTGCTGCTGTTCGCACTGATCGCGCGTCTGGCGCTGTGGGGCGCGGCACGTGTCGTGCGCAGCGAGCGCTTTCATATCGGCATTGGCTGGCGCTATGCGCTTGCGTCGCTGGAGCGCCGCTCGAATTCGAGCGCGCTGCAGATCACCGCGCTCGCGATCGGCCTGATGTGCCTGCTGCTGATCGCGATGACGCGCAACGATCTGATCGAAGGCTGGCAGCGTTCGACGCCGCCCGACGCGCCGAACGAATTCATCATCGACATCCAGCCTGACCAGCGCGATCTCGTTACGAACTATCTGTCGGGGCACGGTTTTCCCGGCGTAGAGCTTGCGCCGATGGTGCGCGGCCGCCTGATCGCGATCAACGACAAGCCCGTCAATCCCGACGACTTCAAGAGCGAGGACGCGCGACGGCTGGTGGATCGCGAGTTCAACCTTTCGTACACGACACAGTTGCCGGGCGACAACCGGGTTGTGTCAGGCGAGTGGTACGGCAACGCGACGAATCCGCAGATTTCTATCGAACAGGGCCTCGCGAAGATTCTCAAGGTGAAGGTCGGCGACACGCTGCGCTTCGACGTGACGGGCCTGCAGGTCGACGCGCCCGTGACGAGCGTGCGCAAGCTCGACTGGAGCTCGTTCAAGGTCAACTTCTTCGTCGTGATGCCGCCCGCCGCGCTGAAGGACTATCCGGCGACCTTCATCACGAGCTTCCATGTGCCGCCCGGGCAGCGCGCGGTGATCGACGGGCTGATCGGTCAATATCCGAACCTCACCGCGATCGATACCGCGCCGATTCTCGCGCAGGTGCAGCGCGTGATCGGCCAGGTGATCGGCGCCGTGCAGTTCCTGTTCGGCTTCACGCTGTTCGCGGGCGTGCTGGTGCTGTACGCCGCGCTTGCGGGCACGCGCGACGAGCGTATGCGAGAATCCGCGCTGCTGCGCGCGCTCGGCGCGTCGCACGCGCAGGTGCGCGCGGTGCAGGTCGCGGAGTTCGTCGTGGTCGGTGCGTTGTCGGGGCTGATGGCGGCGATCGGCTCGCAGCTGATCGGCTTCGTGCTCGCGTCGCGTGTGTTCGACTTTTCGATCAACTTCAACCCGTGGCTCCTGCCCGCGGGTATTGCGGCGGGCGTGGTGTGCGCGGCCGTTGGCGGGTGGCTCAGCCTGCGGCATGTGCTGACGCGGCCCGCGCTGCAATCGCTGCGCGATGCGTGA
- a CDS encoding DUF4126 domain-containing protein, producing the protein MLEPLSLAAGLSWGSGLRLYLTVLIAGVFGRAGFIHLPDTLSVLQSPWVIGAAAVLTLAEFLADKIPAFDSLWDAVHTFIRIPAGAMLAVGALGHADPALMTVAALAGGTLAGASHLTKAGTRALINLSPEPVSNIVTSSAEDGLVFGGLLLALFVPVLFLVLLVGFLVLASWVLPRLWRGVQGGFRGMATHMVSRFARSRHD; encoded by the coding sequence ATGCTTGAACCTCTTTCGCTTGCAGCGGGCCTCTCCTGGGGCAGCGGCTTGCGCCTTTATCTGACCGTCCTGATTGCGGGCGTGTTCGGGCGCGCCGGTTTCATCCATCTTCCCGATACGCTGTCCGTGCTGCAGTCGCCGTGGGTGATCGGCGCGGCGGCCGTCCTGACGCTCGCCGAATTTCTCGCCGACAAGATTCCCGCGTTCGATTCGCTGTGGGATGCCGTTCACACGTTCATCCGCATTCCCGCAGGCGCCATGCTGGCCGTCGGCGCGCTCGGCCACGCCGATCCGGCGCTGATGACGGTCGCCGCGCTGGCAGGCGGCACGCTCGCGGGCGCGTCGCATCTGACGAAGGCCGGCACGCGGGCGCTGATCAATCTGTCGCCGGAGCCGGTCTCAAACATTGTCACGTCGTCGGCTGAGGACGGTCTCGTGTTCGGCGGATTGCTGCTTGCGCTTTTCGTCCCCGTGCTGTTCCTCGTGCTGCTGGTCGGCTTCCTCGTGTTGGCGAGCTGGGTGCTGCCGCGTCTGTGGCGCGGCGTGCAGGGCGGCTTTCGCGGCATGGCGACGCATATGGTGTCGCGATTCGCGCGGAGCCGTCACGATTGA
- the sugE gene encoding quaternary ammonium compound efflux SMR transporter SugE produces MSWILLFIAGLLEVAWAAGLKTSEGFTRFWPSIFTIVTALGSFVLLAMAMRQLPLGTAYAVWTGIGAVGAFIFGIVMMGEAVTAARVGSAVLIVVGLIGLKLSSGH; encoded by the coding sequence ATGTCCTGGATTCTTCTGTTTATCGCCGGTTTGCTGGAAGTCGCGTGGGCGGCCGGTCTCAAGACCTCCGAAGGTTTCACCCGCTTCTGGCCGTCCATCTTCACCATCGTGACGGCGCTCGGCAGCTTCGTGCTGCTTGCAATGGCGATGCGCCAGTTGCCGCTCGGCACGGCCTACGCGGTCTGGACGGGCATCGGCGCGGTCGGCGCGTTCATTTTCGGCATCGTGATGATGGGCGAGGCAGTGACGGCGGCGCGCGTCGGCAGCGCGGTGCTGATCGTCGTCGGACTGATCGGTTTGAAGCTCTCGTCGGGGCACTGA
- the kdpE gene encoding two-component system response regulator KdpE translates to MSDLSITVVLIEDEQQIRRFVRASLEGEGMVVYDAPTGKQGLIEAATRKPDLVIVDLGLPDTDGLDVIRELRGWSELPVIVLSARTQESEKVAALDAGADDYLTKPFGVSELLARIRAHLRRRNQGGANETPQVHFGGVTVDLALRQVSRDGEPVHLTPLEYRLLATLVRHAGRVLTHRQLLRDVWGPSHVESHHYLRIYMAHLRQKLERDPAQPEHIVTETGVGYRLVGVA, encoded by the coding sequence ATGAGTGACCTGAGCATCACTGTCGTACTGATCGAAGACGAACAACAGATTCGCCGCTTCGTGCGGGCATCGCTGGAAGGCGAGGGCATGGTCGTGTACGACGCGCCCACGGGCAAGCAGGGGCTGATCGAAGCCGCGACGCGCAAGCCCGATCTCGTGATCGTCGATCTCGGCCTGCCCGATACCGATGGCCTCGACGTGATCCGCGAACTGCGCGGCTGGAGCGAGCTGCCCGTGATCGTGCTGTCGGCGCGCACGCAGGAGAGCGAGAAGGTCGCCGCGCTCGACGCGGGCGCCGACGACTATCTGACCAAGCCGTTCGGTGTGTCCGAACTGCTCGCGCGGATTCGCGCGCATCTGCGCCGGCGCAACCAGGGCGGTGCCAACGAGACGCCGCAGGTGCATTTCGGCGGCGTGACCGTCGATCTGGCGCTGCGCCAGGTGTCGCGCGACGGCGAGCCCGTCCATCTGACGCCGCTCGAATACCGGCTGCTCGCGACGCTCGTGCGCCACGCGGGCCGCGTGCTCACGCACCGGCAGTTGCTGCGCGACGTGTGGGGGCCGTCACATGTGGAAAGCCATCACTATCTGCGCATCTACATGGCGCATTTGCGGCAGAAGCTGGAACGCGATCCGGCGCAGCCCGAGCATATCGTCACCGAGACGGGCGTCGGCTACCGGCTGGTCGGCGTCGCCTGA
- a CDS encoding DUF4118 domain-containing protein, giving the protein MSRPDPDELLDKLQREEEKRQRGKLKIFFGASAGVGKTYAMLQAARRRKDENIDVVVGIAETHGRSETAALLKDLDVLPLARIEYRGRLLGEFDLDAALERKPQLILVDELAHSNVQGARHAKRWQDVYELLDAGIDVYTTVNVQHLESLNDVVGQITGIRVWETVPDRVFDRADEVTLVDLPAEELLDRLRDGKVYMPQQAERAVRNFFRKGNLIALRELALRRTADRVDAQMREYRADRSIQRIWQARERLLVCVGPGPEAPLLVRAAARLAASLKADWIAVYVETPKLQRLSDARRERTLDALKLAAELGAETGTLAGADAVSTLIGYARVRNVSKLIAGGSSATGLARWLRRPFGERLAERASDLDLTLIRASNDEAGTTRDRRADEEGRAWRDALIAARDRRSPPRNYAWAVAICAGVTLIASQLIDRIDLANLVMLYLLGVIFTAVKLGRGPGVMLSFLSVAAFDFFFVPPRMSLSVSDTQYLLTFLGMLLTSLVIGHLTSSLRHEASVARRREQRTGAMYAMARELAAALTTEQIVGIGSRHVSEVFRARVAVLLPDSADQVKQKVDDPDETIMLDATSLDVDVGQWVYDQQKPAGQGTDTLPAAKALYLPLRAPMRTRGVLAVSMQDKHELDVPEQQRMLDAFAAQIALALERVHYVDIARDALVNMESERLRNSLLSAISHDLRTPLTAIVGFSSMLAGQPRDASNEAQGELVDAIHEEALRMTGIVTNLLDMARLQAGSLKLNRQWSLLEETVGSALRDCRRTLARHPVQVSLPADLPLLQLDAVLLERLFANLFENAAKYVPPDTPLTIGAQRIDENGKQFVRVTVDDTGPGLPPGMEARIFEKFTRGEKESAKPGIGLGLAICRAIAEAHGGRIGAANRVAADGRIEGARFWFTLPIETPPPVPDGSDVLDDDAAVEPDTEAHADPDTDPPHRQQADTHPNTHS; this is encoded by the coding sequence ATGTCCCGCCCCGACCCCGACGAACTGCTCGACAAACTCCAGCGCGAAGAAGAAAAACGCCAGCGCGGCAAGCTGAAGATTTTCTTCGGCGCATCAGCCGGCGTCGGCAAGACCTATGCAATGCTGCAAGCAGCACGTCGCCGAAAAGACGAGAACATCGACGTAGTCGTAGGAATAGCGGAAACCCACGGCCGCAGCGAAACAGCCGCGCTGCTCAAAGACCTCGACGTGCTGCCGCTCGCCCGCATCGAATACCGCGGCCGCCTGCTAGGCGAATTCGACCTCGACGCCGCGCTCGAACGCAAACCGCAGTTGATCCTCGTCGACGAACTCGCCCACTCAAACGTACAAGGCGCACGCCACGCCAAACGCTGGCAGGACGTCTACGAACTGCTCGATGCCGGCATCGACGTCTATACGACCGTCAACGTCCAGCACCTCGAAAGCCTCAACGACGTCGTCGGCCAGATCACCGGCATCCGCGTGTGGGAAACGGTCCCCGACCGCGTCTTCGACCGCGCCGACGAAGTGACGCTCGTCGACCTGCCCGCCGAAGAACTGCTCGACCGCCTGCGCGACGGCAAGGTCTACATGCCGCAACAGGCCGAGCGCGCCGTGCGCAACTTCTTCCGCAAGGGCAATCTGATCGCGTTGCGCGAACTGGCGCTGCGCCGCACGGCCGATCGCGTCGATGCGCAAATGCGCGAGTACCGCGCCGATCGCTCGATTCAGCGCATCTGGCAGGCGCGCGAACGGCTCCTCGTGTGCGTCGGGCCCGGCCCCGAGGCGCCGCTGCTGGTGCGCGCGGCCGCGCGTCTCGCGGCGAGCCTGAAGGCGGACTGGATCGCCGTCTACGTCGAAACGCCAAAGCTGCAACGGCTCTCCGACGCACGCCGCGAACGCACGCTCGACGCGCTCAAGCTCGCCGCCGAACTCGGCGCGGAAACGGGAACGCTCGCGGGCGCCGACGCCGTCTCGACCTTGATCGGCTACGCCCGCGTGCGCAACGTGTCGAAGCTGATAGCGGGCGGCTCGTCGGCCACCGGCCTCGCGCGCTGGTTACGCCGCCCGTTCGGCGAGCGCCTCGCGGAACGCGCAAGCGACCTCGATCTCACGCTGATCCGCGCAAGCAACGACGAAGCAGGAACGACCCGCGATCGCCGCGCCGACGAAGAAGGACGCGCATGGCGAGATGCGCTGATCGCCGCGCGCGATCGCCGTTCGCCGCCGCGCAATTACGCGTGGGCAGTCGCGATCTGCGCGGGCGTGACGCTGATCGCGAGCCAGCTGATCGACCGGATCGATCTCGCGAACCTCGTAATGCTGTATCTGCTCGGCGTGATCTTCACGGCCGTGAAGTTGGGACGCGGGCCCGGCGTGATGCTGTCGTTCCTGTCCGTCGCCGCGTTCGATTTCTTCTTCGTGCCGCCGCGCATGTCGTTGTCGGTGTCGGATACGCAATACCTGCTGACCTTCCTCGGCATGCTGCTGACGTCGCTCGTGATCGGCCATCTGACGTCGAGCCTGCGGCACGAGGCGAGCGTCGCGCGCAGGCGCGAACAGCGCACAGGCGCCATGTACGCAATGGCGCGCGAACTGGCGGCGGCGCTGACGACGGAGCAGATCGTCGGCATCGGCAGCCGTCATGTGAGCGAGGTGTTTCGCGCGCGCGTCGCGGTGTTGTTGCCCGACAGCGCGGATCAGGTGAAGCAGAAAGTCGACGATCCCGACGAGACCATCATGCTCGACGCGACCTCGCTCGACGTCGATGTCGGCCAGTGGGTGTACGACCAGCAGAAGCCCGCGGGCCAGGGCACCGACACGCTGCCCGCCGCGAAGGCGCTCTATTTGCCGCTGCGCGCGCCGATGCGCACGCGCGGCGTGCTGGCCGTCTCGATGCAGGACAAGCACGAACTCGACGTGCCCGAGCAGCAGCGCATGCTGGACGCGTTCGCCGCGCAGATCGCGCTCGCGCTGGAGCGTGTGCATTACGTCGATATCGCGCGCGATGCGCTCGTGAACATGGAGTCCGAGCGGCTGCGTAACTCGCTGCTGTCGGCGATTTCGCACGATCTGCGCACGCCGCTCACGGCGATCGTCGGCTTTTCTTCGATGCTCGCCGGCCAGCCGCGCGACGCCAGCAACGAGGCGCAAGGCGAACTCGTCGACGCGATCCACGAAGAAGCGTTGCGCATGACGGGCATCGTCACGAATCTGCTCGACATGGCGCGTCTGCAGGCGGGCAGTCTGAAGCTGAACCGGCAATGGTCGCTGCTCGAAGAGACGGTCGGCTCGGCGCTGCGCGACTGCCGGCGCACGCTCGCGCGTCATCCCGTGCAGGTGTCGCTGCCCGCCGATCTGCCGTTGCTGCAGCTCGATGCCGTGCTACTCGAACGCCTCTTCGCGAACCTGTTCGAGAACGCGGCGAAGTACGTGCCGCCCGACACGCCGCTGACAATCGGCGCGCAGCGCATCGACGAGAACGGCAAGCAATTCGTGCGCGTAACCGTCGACGACACGGGACCGGGCTTGCCGCCCGGCATGGAAGCGCGCATCTTCGAGAAATTCACGCGCGGCGAAAAGGAATCAGCAAAGCCGGGCATCGGCCTCGGCCTTGCGATCTGCCGCGCGATCGCCGAGGCGCATGGCGGTAGAATTGGCGCGGCCAACCGCGTCGCTGCCGATGGCCGCATCGAAGGCGCGCGCTTCTGGTTCACGCTGCCCATCGAAACGCCGCCGCCCGTGCCTGACGGGTCCGACGTCCTCGACGACGACGCAGCGGTCGAACCGGACACCGAAGCGCACGCAGACCCGGACACCGATCCGCCTCATCGACAACAAGCCGACACGCATCCGAATACCCACTCATGA
- the kdpC gene encoding potassium-transporting ATPase subunit KdpC, with amino-acid sequence MKSLFRPMVVIFAVLTAVTGLAYPAVMTAFGQAVFHDQANGSMLEKDGKVVGSRLIGQQFDAPQYFWGRLSATAPMPYNAQGSSGSNIGPINPALADEVKGRLDALKAAGHMPADTAVPVDLVTSSGSGLDPEISPAAAAFQVERVAAARKMNANDVAALVDRYTHGRQFGLFGEARVNVLELNLALDDAQRG; translated from the coding sequence ATGAAATCGCTTTTTCGCCCGATGGTGGTGATCTTTGCCGTGCTGACGGCTGTGACCGGGCTTGCGTATCCTGCCGTGATGACGGCGTTCGGCCAGGCCGTCTTTCACGACCAGGCCAACGGCAGCATGCTCGAGAAGGACGGCAAGGTAGTCGGCTCACGGCTGATCGGGCAGCAGTTCGATGCGCCGCAGTACTTCTGGGGGCGTTTGTCGGCGACGGCGCCGATGCCGTATAACGCGCAGGGTTCGAGCGGCTCGAATATCGGGCCGATTAATCCGGCTCTCGCCGATGAGGTTAAGGGTCGTCTCGACGCTCTGAAGGCTGCTGGGCATATGCCTGCTGATACGGCTGTTCCTGTTGATCTCGTGACTTCTTCGGGTAGTGGTCTTGATCCGGAGATTTCGCCTGCGGCGGCGGCTTTTCAAGTTGAGCGGGTTGCTGCTGCGCGGAAGATGAATGCCAATGATGTGGCCGCTCTCGTTGATCGCTATACGCATGGGCGGCAGTTTGGGCTGTTTGGCGAGGCGCGGGTTAATGTGCTTGAGCTGAATCTTGCGCTGGATGACGCGCAGCGTGGGTGA